The following are encoded in a window of Magnolia sinica isolate HGM2019 chromosome 11, MsV1, whole genome shotgun sequence genomic DNA:
- the LOC131219399 gene encoding fructokinase-like 2, chloroplastic, with protein sequence MASLSFIHPLQIPRRQSNCSIFVSSDLMQFRDLRLPKKWGIRAVSKKSAAQSGVEDSSNDNGAAVEKAPKSAKRATKRSKKVVSGTPVENDVPEVVNGVTQEESGIVVASGEDSKKVPRRSQKKATSSLDVDGEGTPKKVTRRRRTRKMVDGFGDQSGSEELSGHEEPNIIKNIEDEKKDLQFEQGGEDDISFTYGWPPLVCCFGAAQHSFIPSGRPANRLINHDIHETKKDMLWSPPKFVRAPGGSSSSVALALASLGGRVTLMGKLGDDEYGQALLYHLNVNNVQTRSVKVDGSRFTALSYMKITRRGGFKLTCVKPSAEDCLLSSEINIDVLKEAKMFYFNSSSLLDENMRSTTMQAIEISKKFGGVIFFDLNLPFPLWHSNEETKAFIDHAWNSADIIEVTKQELEFLCGIKPSETFDTKDNDRSKFVHYKPDVIKPLWHENLKVLFVTNGTSKLHYYTDKVNGAVLGMEDAPITPFTCDMSASGDAIVAAIMRMLTVQPHLATDEGYLKHMIKYAISCGVTDQWLVGRTLGFPPKGETEGMATEANGVRSITEKEFRTLSAVS encoded by the exons ATGGCATCCCTCTCTTTTATACACCCTCTTCAAATACCCAG GCGGCAGTCAAATTGCTCGATTTTTGTCTCATCAGACCTTATGCAATTTCGGGATTTAAGATTGCCAAAGAAGTGGGGTATAAGAGCAGTCTCCAAGAAAAGTGCTGCTCAATCCGGAGTGGAAGATTCATCAAATGACAACGGTGCTGCTGTGGAGAAAGCACCCAAGAGTGCAAAACGAGCTACTAAGCGTAGTAAGAAGGTGGTTTCAGGAACTCCGGTGGAGAATGATGTACCGGAGGTGGTTAATGGGGTCACACAAGAGGAAAGTGGAATAGTAGTGGCATCGGGTGAAGATTCTAAGAAGGTTCCAAGAAGAAGCCAAAAGAAAG CTACTTCTTCGCTTGACGTGGATGGAGAGGGCACTCCCAAGAAGGTCACTCGGAGGAGGAGGACCAGAAAGATGGTCGACGGTTTTGGGGACCAAAGCGGTAGTGAGGAACTCAGTGGTCACGAAGAGCCAAATATCATTAAGAACATCGAAGATGAAAAGAAAGATCTACAATTCGAACAAGGTGGAGAGGATGATATTAGCTTCACCTATGGTTGGCCACCTCTAGTGTGCTGCTTTGGAGCAGCCCAACATTCTTTCATACCTTCCGGACGGCCTGCCAACAGGCTGATCAACCACGACATCCATGAAACAAAGAAAGATATGTTGTGGTCCCCGCCTAAGTTTGTGAGGGCACCTGGGGGGTCATCCTCAAGCGTTGCTCTCGCTCTTGCGAGTTTGGGTGGTCGGGTCACGTTGATGGGGAAACTAGGGGATGATGAGTACGGCCAAGCATTACTCTATCATTTGAATGTGAATAATGTCCAGACTCGATCAGTCAAAGTCGATGGCTCGAGATTTACAGCACTATCTTACATGAAAATTACGAGAAGGGGTGGCTTCAAATTAACTTGTGTCAAACCTAGTGCAGAGGATTGTTTGTTGAGTTCTGAGATCAACATCGATGTGTTGAAGGAG GCGAAGATGTTCTACTTCAATTCGTCATCGCTGCTCGATGAAAACATGAGATCCACGACGATGCAGGCCATCGAGATTTCCAAGAAATTTGGTGGGGTGATATTCTTCGACTTAAACCTTCCATTCCCGCTGTGGCATTCTAATGAAGAAACTAAGGCATTTATCGACCACGCATGGAATTCTGCCGATATTATTGAGGTTACAAAGCAAGAACTGGAGTTCCTATGTGGCATCAAACCCTCCGAAACGTTCGATACCAAAGACAACGACAGGTCAAAGTTCGTCCATTACAAACCGGATGTGATCAAACCGTTGTGGCATGAAAATCTCAAGGTCTTGTTTGTGACCAACGGGACTTCTAAACTACACTACTACACGGACAAGGTCAATGGCGCGGTACTTGGAATGGAGGATGCACCCATTACTCCTTTCACGTGTGACATGTCAGCATCAGGAGATGCTATTGTTGCAG CTATCATGAGGATGTTAACAGTCCAGCCGCATCTGGCCACTGATGAAGGGTACCTAAAACACATGATCAAGTATGCCATCAGCTGCGGAGTTACAGACCAATGGCTAGTGGGCCGCACCCTTGGTTTTCCTCCCAAAGGAGAAACGGAAGGCATGGCTACAGAGGCAAATGGTGTAAGATCAATTACAGAGAAGGAATTTCGCACATTGTCAGCTGTAAGTTAA